One region of Flavobacterium pisciphilum genomic DNA includes:
- a CDS encoding non-ribosomal peptide synthetase, producing the protein MKNPPHLPTTILTLLNLISSQHPQKTALVFENQNINYEDLNLQSNKLANYLNTKGDFLDIPICFSLEQSIDKVIVMLAIWKATGAYVSLNPLYPETRLKYIINDTNSPILITTKALSPKFNYFNKEIILIDDLEEAKSIKENSDEELPENGIYDGLAYLTYNSETSDSPKAIITEHRGLINFVKYFNELLDSNLDDKTLNISSSNFDSVVLDLWIPLSLGLTVHLYPNNNIDNDVLLDFNILNNQLIPVPSGEIGELHIGGIQVLPDYLNQPKLNTERFIYYTNSSGQKKRVFKTGNLVRMTSNGNIEFISKAPPPQIKATKFKVELSENQHKLIEIFENQAKKTPDKVALSLIGNTISYKELHQKSNKIANQLIAMGIKNNEFVACYQDQSIERVISLLGIIKAGAAYVPLDTSHPLERINIILNDTNPSFLITTENQIDISKKVHIPVLHIEDMLSYISDNGNEKDSFTDTHTPSDLMYVIHTSGTTGKPKGVLIEHKSVSNFITEYGKLLEIDATDRTLQFSPYNFDGSIIDLWIPLTKGATIHLYPNNKLLGDSLSDFISLHNLTVIPYISPSVLSTIPLSITFPDLRVIGTGGEVCPIAIRNHWMHQVKLVNGYGPTEATVAVNNYVFDNSHPANTIGKPITNMKFYVLDRNMKEVPIGITGELYVSGIQLSRGYLNEPELTAEHFITNPFIKKEDNESSIYNRLYKTGDWVKILPDGMIEYIGREDHQIKIRGYRIEVSEIEKALQQIKGIKNVAIQMHKDSEDIISLRAFFTGKIKTTTIRNELSKKLPAYMIPSEIFAIEAIPVTANGKLDLNALSVFAEKNLEEQEGTIEQTESFIAPHTELQKQLAVLWKSFLKVKTVGIDDNFFHFGGNSILAYKLVSSIRKDLHIFLQISDLFLYPTINELENYIRTKEANTLEEDISVNSLEEPIKLSSQQQSLWFLDKLHGSLPYHISALYPVSNTISAPTLEKAFRLLMQRHGALRTIISEDENTAYQFLISSDNWMLQQIYKSDSLQKLIDIPFDLERDYMLRAYLIHESNQNISLFVVIHHIATDAWSMPLIINELNAIYLEILEKKKPVINNYPIQYRDYAHWQFNKTRQNKISTSTDFWKNYLQDVPVLQVAHDFPKQHLHSISGQQYHFTIHSQLASDLQKFSREQHATLYMTLLSAFGLLMQHYSGQNDICIGSPAANRTPHTVDTTIGYFVNMLPIRIKIDGNPIYTNFLEEIKKMLLTVFQHQEVPFETIINHAIKDRFAGYNPLFQTVFILQDAPEENSQSGPIDSNNLKWIYNGKSKFDLQFEVTPLLNGLDVTIEYTDALFKESTILQMAKDFQIILESIVKEPEKKIGDFEILLETHEQNEISELEEIQSEKTLVEMFEDQVKRNPKKTALRLTGMSITYKELHEKSNKIADQLIAMGIKKNEFVACYQDQSIERVISLLGIIKAGAAYVPLDTSYPIERINVIIKDTNPLLLITTEKRIDISTKVHLPVLDIEHMINYIPDTENNKYSYIDTHTPSDLIYVIHTSGTTGKPKGVLIEHKAVSNFIAEYSTLLEINIDDSTLQFSPYNFDGSIIDLWLPLTKGATVHLYPNNKLLGESLSDFISLHNITVVPFVSPSVLSTIPLSVHFPNLRVIGTGGEACPSLISKHWMHQLKLVNVYGPTETTVAVNEYVYDDKHPSNTLGKPIKNMKFYVLDRYMRKVPVGVIGELYISGIQLSRGYLNDPELTAERFITNPFIKATDKKSIYNRLYKTGDQVKVLPDGMIEYIGREDHQVKIRGYRIEISEIETALQQVNGIKNVAVQVHKASQDILSLRAFFTGEIKISIIKNELSKKLPAYMIPNEIFAIDAIPVTANGKLDMEALSLLAEKNLEEKEEEIPLNSYEEIIRDIWSDVLQRRITSLEDDFFHLGGHSLLLTKLYNRISKHYPNKISLSELYINNTVRKLALLIEERDSDTHVDQYGLGMDPLSDEIKKDAYLDPSEFNPNLENKGDFVNPKFILLTGVTGFVGANMLAEFLKTTTAIIYLLIRANNEKHAQERLLETLNDQLLPLSLYDKERVKLLPGDLSKPHLGLSPETYDALTQNIDVIYHAGSAVNFIQPYSYMKAANVDALRTVIHFATTSKLKQICLLSTIGVFSWEHHFTKPDLIMEKQSIESAFKYLSRDMGYAQSKWVMEKIAMQAIEQGIPIIIFRLGYAFCHSTSGATAKYQWWGLLVKTCVELKAYPILLEQKEELVSVDFISKAIAHISKNPKATGEIFHLSPAPKDNIPVINFFEKLRSEFDIELTPLPYHEWMNLWENDENSPLYPLLSLFKFKVYDNKSIIEIHQNTPEFDITNTLDFIKDSGIETTVVNREILEAYCIYLGILK; encoded by the coding sequence ATGAAAAATCCCCCCCATCTACCTACTACAATTCTGACTTTATTGAATCTAATTTCTAGTCAACATCCTCAAAAGACAGCTCTTGTTTTTGAAAATCAGAATATAAATTATGAAGATCTAAACTTACAGTCTAATAAGCTGGCAAATTATTTAAATACGAAAGGTGATTTCTTAGATATTCCTATCTGTTTTTCTTTAGAACAGTCTATTGACAAAGTAATTGTTATGCTCGCTATCTGGAAAGCAACAGGAGCTTATGTATCTCTCAATCCTCTATATCCAGAGACAAGACTGAAGTATATAATAAATGATACCAACAGCCCTATTTTGATTACGACCAAAGCTTTATCCCCAAAATTTAATTATTTTAATAAAGAAATTATTTTAATTGATGATCTGGAAGAAGCAAAAAGCATCAAAGAGAACTCGGATGAAGAATTACCCGAAAACGGAATATATGACGGATTAGCTTATCTTACTTATAACTCAGAAACTAGTGATTCACCCAAAGCTATTATAACTGAACACAGAGGACTTATCAATTTTGTAAAGTATTTTAATGAACTTTTAGACAGCAATCTTGATGATAAAACCTTAAATATTTCCTCTTCTAATTTTGATAGCGTTGTTCTTGACCTATGGATTCCTCTTTCACTAGGACTCACTGTGCATTTATACCCTAATAACAATATCGATAATGATGTTTTACTGGATTTTAATATCCTCAATAATCAACTTATTCCAGTTCCTAGCGGTGAAATTGGAGAATTACACATTGGTGGAATTCAAGTGCTCCCTGATTATTTAAACCAGCCAAAACTTAATACTGAGCGATTTATATATTACACAAATTCATCTGGGCAAAAAAAAAGAGTTTTTAAAACAGGAAACCTTGTTAGGATGACTTCCAACGGTAATATTGAATTTATCAGTAAAGCTCCTCCTCCGCAAATTAAAGCTACGAAGTTTAAAGTTGAACTATCTGAAAATCAACATAAATTAATAGAAATTTTTGAAAATCAGGCAAAAAAAACTCCCGATAAAGTAGCGCTTAGCTTAATAGGGAATACTATTTCTTATAAAGAACTACACCAAAAATCCAATAAAATTGCGAATCAGTTAATCGCAATGGGAATCAAAAATAATGAATTTGTTGCCTGTTATCAAGATCAATCGATAGAAAGAGTTATTAGTTTATTAGGAATAATAAAAGCTGGAGCTGCATACGTACCTTTAGATACTAGCCATCCCCTTGAACGAATTAATATAATACTCAACGATACCAACCCTTCATTTCTTATTACTACCGAAAATCAAATTGACATAAGTAAAAAGGTGCACATTCCTGTGCTACATATTGAGGATATGCTCAGTTATATATCTGATAATGGAAATGAAAAAGATAGTTTTACCGATACGCATACTCCATCAGATCTTATGTATGTAATCCATACGTCGGGAACAACAGGAAAGCCAAAAGGAGTATTAATTGAACATAAATCGGTAAGCAATTTTATTACCGAATACGGAAAATTATTAGAAATAGACGCTACTGATCGTACGCTACAATTCTCCCCTTACAATTTTGACGGATCCATTATTGATCTTTGGATACCACTAACAAAAGGAGCAACAATACATTTATATCCTAACAATAAATTATTAGGAGACTCACTATCTGACTTTATCTCCTTACATAATCTTACTGTTATCCCATACATCTCCCCATCAGTACTTTCTACCATTCCACTTTCAATAACGTTTCCTGATTTACGAGTCATCGGCACAGGTGGAGAAGTTTGTCCTATAGCCATTCGTAATCATTGGATGCATCAGGTTAAACTTGTAAATGGATATGGTCCAACTGAAGCCACAGTTGCTGTCAATAATTATGTGTTTGATAATAGCCACCCTGCAAATACAATTGGTAAACCAATTACCAATATGAAATTCTATGTTCTGGATCGTAATATGAAGGAGGTTCCTATTGGAATTACAGGAGAGCTTTATGTCTCTGGTATACAATTATCAAGAGGCTACCTTAATGAACCTGAACTCACTGCTGAACACTTTATTACAAATCCTTTTATAAAAAAAGAAGACAATGAAAGTTCAATTTATAATCGATTATACAAAACAGGAGATTGGGTAAAAATATTGCCTGACGGAATGATTGAATATATTGGTAGAGAGGATCATCAGATTAAAATAAGAGGATATCGCATAGAAGTTTCCGAAATAGAAAAAGCACTTCAGCAAATCAAAGGTATAAAAAATGTTGCCATTCAGATGCATAAAGATTCAGAAGACATCATATCGCTCCGAGCCTTTTTTACTGGGAAAATAAAAACCACAACTATAAGAAATGAACTCAGCAAAAAGCTTCCTGCATATATGATTCCAAGTGAAATTTTCGCAATAGAGGCTATCCCTGTTACTGCTAATGGAAAATTAGATTTGAATGCCCTTTCTGTATTTGCAGAAAAAAACCTTGAAGAACAGGAAGGTACTATTGAACAAACAGAATCATTTATAGCTCCCCACACCGAATTACAAAAACAACTAGCTGTATTATGGAAATCTTTTCTAAAAGTAAAAACGGTAGGAATAGATGATAACTTTTTTCATTTTGGTGGCAACTCTATTTTAGCTTATAAACTGGTTTCTTCTATCCGTAAAGACCTTCATATATTCCTTCAAATTTCTGATTTGTTTTTATACCCAACTATTAACGAACTAGAAAATTATATCCGCACTAAAGAAGCTAATACCCTAGAAGAAGATATTAGTGTAAATAGTCTTGAAGAGCCTATAAAATTATCTTCACAACAACAAAGTTTATGGTTTCTAGACAAACTTCATGGAAGCTTACCCTATCATATAAGTGCATTATATCCTGTAAGTAATACTATTTCTGCGCCCACACTTGAGAAAGCATTCCGATTACTAATGCAACGTCACGGTGCACTGAGGACTATTATTTCTGAAGACGAAAATACTGCTTATCAGTTTTTGATTAGTTCAGATAATTGGATGTTACAACAAATTTATAAATCAGATTCATTGCAAAAATTAATAGATATTCCTTTTGACTTAGAAAGGGATTATATGTTAAGAGCCTATCTTATTCATGAATCTAACCAGAACATATCGCTATTTGTTGTTATCCATCATATTGCTACAGATGCTTGGTCGATGCCATTAATAATTAATGAATTAAATGCTATTTATCTAGAAATTCTAGAAAAGAAAAAACCAGTAATTAACAATTATCCAATACAGTATAGAGATTATGCACATTGGCAATTTAATAAAACACGACAGAATAAAATAAGCACTAGCACTGACTTTTGGAAAAACTATCTACAAGATGTTCCTGTGTTACAAGTAGCCCATGATTTTCCAAAACAGCATTTACATTCCATTAGTGGTCAACAATATCACTTTACAATTCACTCCCAATTAGCTTCAGATTTACAAAAATTTTCAAGAGAACAACACGCCACATTATACATGACTCTTTTATCGGCTTTTGGATTATTGATGCAACATTATAGTGGTCAAAACGATATTTGTATAGGTAGCCCAGCTGCAAACAGAACACCACATACGGTAGATACTACAATTGGCTATTTTGTAAACATGCTCCCTATTCGCATAAAAATTGATGGGAATCCTATTTATACCAACTTCTTAGAAGAAATAAAAAAAATGCTGTTAACCGTATTTCAACATCAAGAAGTTCCCTTTGAAACAATTATAAATCATGCCATTAAAGATCGATTTGCTGGTTATAATCCGTTATTTCAAACTGTATTTATATTGCAGGATGCTCCTGAAGAAAATAGTCAATCAGGACCTATAGATAGTAACAACTTAAAATGGATTTATAACGGAAAATCAAAATTTGATCTTCAGTTTGAAGTCACTCCATTATTAAATGGTTTAGATGTTACAATTGAATATACCGATGCCTTATTTAAAGAAAGTACCATTCTACAAATGGCAAAAGATTTTCAAATCATTCTAGAATCAATCGTTAAGGAGCCTGAAAAAAAAATCGGAGATTTTGAAATTTTACTGGAAACACATGAGCAAAATGAAATTTCAGAATTGGAAGAAATTCAATCTGAAAAAACTTTGGTAGAAATGTTTGAAGACCAAGTAAAAAGGAATCCTAAAAAAACGGCACTACGCCTAACAGGAATGAGCATTACCTACAAGGAATTACATGAAAAATCCAATAAAATAGCAGATCAACTAATCGCAATGGGTATCAAAAAAAATGAGTTTGTTGCCTGTTATCAAGATCAGTCTATTGAGAGAGTCATTTCATTATTAGGTATTATAAAAGCTGGTGCTGCATATGTCCCTCTAGATACCAGCTACCCTATTGAACGAATTAATGTAATAATCAAAGATACGAATCCGCTCTTATTGATTACAACCGAAAAACGAATCGACATAAGCACAAAAGTACACCTGCCTGTATTAGATATTGAGCACATGATTAATTACATACCCGATACAGAAAACAATAAATACAGCTATATTGATACCCATACTCCATCAGATTTAATATATGTAATTCATACATCGGGAACAACTGGAAAACCAAAAGGAGTTTTGATTGAACACAAAGCAGTAAGTAATTTTATTGCCGAATACAGTACGCTGTTAGAAATAAATATTGACGACAGTACCTTGCAATTCTCTCCTTACAATTTTGACGGGTCTATCATTGATCTTTGGTTACCGCTAACAAAAGGAGCTACAGTACATTTATATCCAAATAATAAATTACTGGGCGAATCGCTCTCTGATTTTATCAGTTTACACAATATTACAGTTGTTCCTTTTGTCTCTCCTTCAGTTCTTTCTACAATTCCACTTTCAGTACATTTTCCAAATTTAAGAGTTATTGGTACTGGTGGAGAAGCTTGTCCATCACTAATTAGCAAACATTGGATGCATCAACTCAAACTTGTAAATGTATATGGTCCAACTGAAACTACTGTTGCTGTAAATGAATATGTATATGATGATAAACATCCTTCTAACACATTAGGTAAACCAATTAAAAACATGAAATTTTATGTTCTTGATCGGTATATGCGAAAAGTACCTGTTGGAGTTATCGGTGAGCTTTATATCTCTGGCATACAATTATCAAGAGGATATCTCAATGATCCTGAACTTACAGCTGAGCGTTTTATTACTAACCCATTTATAAAAGCTACTGATAAAAAATCTATTTACAATCGATTATACAAAACTGGAGATCAGGTAAAAGTATTACCCGATGGCATGATCGAATACATTGGTAGAGAAGATCATCAGGTCAAAATAAGAGGATATCGCATAGAGATTAGCGAAATCGAAACTGCGCTTCAGCAAGTAAATGGTATAAAAAACGTAGCAGTTCAAGTTCATAAAGCATCCCAAGATATACTATCGTTACGTGCTTTTTTTACTGGCGAAATAAAGATTTCGATTATAAAAAATGAACTCAGTAAAAAGCTTCCAGCGTATATGATTCCAAATGAAATTTTTGCAATAGACGCAATTCCTGTCACCGCTAATGGAAAATTAGATATGGAAGCGCTTTCATTATTAGCAGAGAAAAACCTTGAAGAGAAAGAGGAAGAAATACCGCTTAACTCCTACGAAGAAATAATCAGGGATATTTGGAGTGACGTTTTACAACGCAGGATTACCTCTTTAGAAGATGATTTTTTTCATCTAGGAGGACATTCTTTACTGCTTACTAAGCTTTATAACAGAATATCCAAACATTACCCCAATAAAATATCTTTAAGCGAATTGTATATAAACAATACCGTCCGAAAACTAGCCTTACTAATCGAAGAAAGGGATTCTGATACCCATGTCGATCAATATGGATTAGGAATGGATCCATTAAGTGATGAAATTAAAAAAGATGCCTATCTTGACCCTTCAGAGTTTAATCCTAACCTAGAAAATAAAGGTGACTTTGTGAATCCTAAATTCATATTACTAACAGGAGTCACAGGTTTTGTAGGCGCAAATATGCTTGCTGAGTTTTTAAAAACTACTACTGCAATTATTTATTTACTAATTCGTGCCAACAATGAAAAACATGCCCAAGAACGCTTACTTGAAACGCTAAATGACCAATTACTCCCTCTGAGTTTGTACGATAAAGAACGTGTAAAATTACTTCCAGGTGATCTATCAAAACCTCATCTTGGATTGTCTCCTGAAACTTACGATGCCCTTACACAAAACATTGATGTCATTTATCATGCTGGAAGCGCCGTAAATTTTATTCAGCCTTATTCTTATATGAAAGCTGCAAATGTTGATGCATTACGTACTGTGATTCATTTTGCAACAACTAGCAAACTCAAACAGATTTGTTTGTTATCTACCATTGGCGTATTCAGCTGGGAACATCATTTTACAAAGCCTGATCTTATTATGGAAAAGCAATCTATAGAATCGGCATTTAAATACCTGAGCCGTGATATGGGATATGCACAAAGTAAGTGGGTCATGGAAAAAATTGCAATGCAAGCAATAGAACAAGGCATTCCAATTATTATTTTTAGATTGGGTTATGCTTTTTGCCACAGTACATCTGGAGCTACAGCCAAATACCAATGGTGGGGTTTATTAGTTAAAACCTGTGTAGAATTAAAAGCCTACCCAATTCTGCTGGAACAAAAAGAAGAGCTAGTTTCTGTAGATTTTATCAGTAAAGCCATTGCACATATCTCTAAAAATCCAAAAGCTACTGGAGAGATATTCCATTTAAGCCCTGCTCCAAAAGATAATATTCCTGTGATTAATTTTTTCGAGAAACTTCGATCAGAATTTGATATAGAGCTAACTCCTCTGCCTTATCATGAGTGGATGAACCTTTGGGAAAATGATGAGAATAGTCCGTTATATCCGCTCTTGAGCTTGTTTAAATTTAAAGTATATGATAATAAATCGATTATAGAAATTCATCAGAACACGCCTGAATTTGATATCACTAATACACTAGATTTTATAAAAGATAGTGGCATCGAAACTACAGTTGTTAACCGAGAGATTCTTGAAGCTTATTGTATTTATTTGGGTATTCTAAAATAA
- a CDS encoding GNAT family N-acetyltransferase has product MKKNIPLDILEKWLKGWALSRELPLPIKYKSGYMIDVGYENQKKRYVFTEPNNDYIQLSKSIDEPWVYLKACTAPDKLKSMLSKKWVIEPQGYMMSCSTQMSFSNRNLSDDYKFEFDNYNSTFVIRIVTKNGELTSIGRVVLVDDLAIYDRISTEENHRRKGLGTILMKELEKIALANNVSNNFLVATEEGKSLYLSLGWEIYSLYSSAVIID; this is encoded by the coding sequence ATGAAAAAAAATATTCCTCTTGATATTCTAGAAAAATGGCTTAAGGGTTGGGCGCTATCAAGAGAATTGCCTCTGCCTATTAAATATAAATCTGGTTATATGATAGATGTAGGCTACGAAAATCAGAAAAAGCGATATGTTTTTACAGAACCTAACAATGATTATATTCAGTTATCAAAATCTATTGATGAACCTTGGGTATATTTAAAGGCTTGTACCGCACCTGATAAATTAAAAAGCATGCTATCCAAAAAATGGGTAATTGAGCCTCAAGGTTATATGATGTCATGCTCTACACAAATGAGTTTTTCAAATCGTAACCTATCAGATGATTATAAGTTTGAATTTGATAACTATAATTCAACTTTTGTAATCCGAATTGTTACCAAAAATGGCGAACTAACTTCTATCGGTCGTGTTGTACTCGTTGATGATTTGGCCATTTATGATAGAATCTCTACCGAAGAAAATCACAGAAGAAAAGGGCTTGGTACTATATTGATGAAAGAACTTGAAAAAATTGCATTAGCCAATAATGTTTCTAATAATTTTCTCGTTGCTACAGAAGAAGGTAAATCACTTTATCTGTCTTTAGGATGGGAAATTTATAGCCTTTATTCCTCAGCGGTTATCATTGATTAA
- a CDS encoding DUF4625 domain-containing protein translates to MNKVKFNQNKSKTARFMLATFVLAGFFTACSGSDDDKIDTEYPVIDISATNAFPIQCSEVTRGQKFTFKAKFTDNAALGSYSLDIHHNFDHHNHSTEVNDCTVEPIKKPVKPLLYINSVSIPDGPKSYDATQEINIPEDIDPGDYHFLIRLTDKEGWQTIKGLSIKIK, encoded by the coding sequence ATGAACAAAGTAAAATTCAATCAAAACAAATCAAAAACAGCAAGATTCATGCTGGCAACATTTGTGTTAGCAGGTTTCTTTACAGCCTGTAGTGGCAGTGATGACGACAAAATTGACACCGAATATCCAGTAATTGATATATCGGCAACAAATGCATTTCCGATACAGTGTAGCGAAGTTACTCGTGGACAAAAATTCACCTTTAAAGCAAAATTTACCGACAATGCCGCATTAGGCTCTTATAGTTTGGATATTCATCATAATTTTGACCACCATAATCATAGTACTGAGGTCAATGACTGCACTGTTGAACCTATCAAAAAACCAGTAAAGCCACTACTTTATATCAATTCAGTGAGCATTCCTGATGGGCCAAAAAGTTATGATGCAACTCAAGAAATCAATATTCCTGAAGACATTGATCCCGGAGATTACCATTTTCTTATTCGCTTGACGGATAAAGAAGGCTGGCAGACAATTAAAGGTTTAAGCATTAAGATTAAATAA
- a CDS encoding TonB-dependent receptor, with protein MNQNKSNRLRNLYLLLFCVALFTEVTAQTVSISGKIFSNTHKPLEGATVTIHPSSQTIITNKEGYFYFPQQSKTATKLTVRYSGYTPFEIELSLDKTINVLADITLKQEVKELQEVIIKDTYEIRQKKEKSLNVDIVSSSFIQRNLGGSLMQSLQRLPGIKTISIGSGGSKPLIRGLSFNQVIVVENGLKHEGQQWGADHGLEIDQYAVNRVEITKGPSSFIYGSDAIGGAINIKPLPFPAKHVLGGSATLTGKTNNEQYGSSINLFGRNDNWFFDTRITSMDYGDYRVPTDVVHVYNYAVPLYKNHLRNTAGRELDLHASTGYISSKFKSVLYLSNVYNKTGFFANAHGLEPRNVDLELHDKSSRDIQMPYQEVNHTKISNTTSFQLGQHQLETQLGFQRNFRREWSHYVNHGFMPPIYPTDMYAPQDLERQYDKEVFSVALKDEFSLGDHQLTVGVNTELQQNKIGGWSFLIPAFTQVNMGAFAYDKLQLNEKWLLHAAVRMDRGRIEMEQYIDWFESETTSNGQPNFEYLKRSEELTRTFNSFTWSAGVNYNLEKFSLKANAGTSFRMPIAKELASNGVNYHYFRFEKGDPNLNAEQSYQLDLGLEWQDTKWSIQLSPFFNYFPNYIYLNPTSKHDIYYGAGNQVFEYSQSKVMRYGGELQTRYQILHNLSTEVLVEYLYSEQLSGSKKGYTLPFSPPASVLFGLTYSPEIKSLRDTYFSLDYRFTAKQNLIVPPERKTASSQVFNLALGTKVKSGQQDLDISLQVQNLFNTKYLNHTSFYRLIELPEASRNIILSLKIPFLILKQK; from the coding sequence ATGAACCAAAATAAATCAAATCGATTACGGAACCTTTATCTGTTGCTATTTTGTGTTGCTCTATTTACAGAAGTAACTGCACAAACTGTTAGCATATCAGGTAAAATATTCTCCAATACCCACAAACCATTGGAGGGTGCTACTGTGACGATTCATCCTTCTTCTCAAACGATTATAACAAATAAAGAGGGGTACTTTTATTTTCCACAACAGTCTAAAACTGCTACGAAATTAACGGTACGATATTCAGGTTATACTCCATTTGAAATTGAACTTTCATTAGATAAAACCATAAATGTACTAGCCGATATTACCTTAAAACAAGAAGTTAAAGAACTACAAGAAGTTATAATAAAAGATACTTATGAAATACGTCAAAAAAAAGAAAAATCACTTAATGTAGACATCGTAAGCAGTAGTTTTATCCAACGTAATCTTGGAGGAAGTTTGATGCAATCACTTCAGAGGTTGCCCGGCATTAAAACCATTTCTATTGGCTCTGGTGGATCAAAACCTCTTATTCGTGGACTCAGTTTCAATCAGGTTATTGTTGTCGAAAATGGACTTAAACATGAGGGACAACAATGGGGTGCCGATCATGGTCTCGAAATTGATCAATACGCTGTAAACCGTGTAGAAATAACCAAGGGACCGTCCTCATTCATTTATGGATCAGATGCCATTGGTGGTGCTATCAATATAAAACCTTTACCATTTCCTGCTAAACATGTTTTGGGTGGAAGTGCTACTCTTACAGGTAAAACTAATAATGAGCAATACGGAAGTTCTATCAATTTGTTTGGACGTAATGACAACTGGTTTTTTGATACCCGAATCACATCAATGGATTATGGAGACTATCGTGTTCCTACCGATGTTGTTCATGTTTATAATTATGCCGTTCCCCTCTATAAAAATCATTTGCGTAATACAGCAGGACGCGAACTCGATTTACATGCGAGTACTGGATATATAAGTTCTAAGTTTAAATCTGTTTTATATCTAAGCAATGTTTATAATAAAACAGGTTTTTTTGCCAACGCACACGGACTTGAACCTCGCAATGTCGATCTTGAACTTCATGACAAATCCAGCAGGGATATACAAATGCCTTATCAGGAAGTAAACCATACCAAAATAAGCAATACCACTTCTTTTCAATTGGGTCAACATCAATTGGAAACGCAACTGGGATTTCAGAGAAATTTTCGTCGAGAATGGAGTCATTATGTAAATCATGGTTTTATGCCACCGATATATCCTACTGATATGTATGCGCCTCAGGATCTCGAACGTCAATACGACAAAGAAGTTTTTTCGGTAGCCCTAAAAGATGAATTTTCACTAGGTGACCATCAACTAACTGTAGGGGTAAATACCGAATTGCAACAAAATAAGATTGGTGGTTGGAGTTTCTTGATTCCTGCATTTACACAAGTAAATATGGGGGCATTTGCCTACGATAAATTGCAACTAAATGAAAAATGGTTACTTCATGCTGCAGTACGAATGGATCGAGGCAGAATCGAAATGGAGCAATATATTGACTGGTTTGAAAGTGAAACAACAAGCAATGGACAACCCAATTTTGAATACTTAAAACGCTCTGAAGAACTAACAAGAACATTCAATAGTTTTACTTGGTCGGCAGGAGTAAATTACAACCTCGAAAAGTTTTCTTTAAAAGCTAATGCTGGTACTAGTTTCAGAATGCCTATTGCCAAAGAACTGGCTTCAAATGGTGTTAATTACCATTATTTTAGATTTGAAAAAGGAGATCCAAACTTAAATGCAGAACAATCGTATCAGTTAGACCTTGGTCTTGAATGGCAGGATACTAAATGGTCTATACAACTAAGTCCCTTTTTTAATTATTTCCCCAATTACATCTACCTCAACCCTACTTCTAAACATGATATTTATTACGGGGCAGGCAATCAGGTTTTTGAATATTCGCAAAGCAAAGTCATGCGCTATGGTGGAGAATTACAAACTCGTTACCAGATCTTACACAATCTAAGTACTGAAGTTCTTGTAGAATATCTCTATTCCGAACAGCTATCAGGCAGTAAGAAAGGATACACACTTCCTTTCTCTCCTCCTGCATCAGTTTTATTTGGTCTTACATACAGTCCAGAAATCAAGTCACTCAGAGATACTTATTTCTCTCTTGATTATCGTTTTACTGCTAAGCAAAATCTAATTGTTCCTCCTGAAAGAAAAACAGCCAGTAGTCAGGTTTTCAATCTGGCATTAGGAACAAAAGTAAAATCAGGACAACAGGATTTAGATATTTCGCTGCAAGTTCAAAACTTGTTTAACACAAAATACCTCAATCATACCAGCTTTTACAGGTTAATTGAACTTCCAGAGGCTAGCAGAAATATTATTCTGTCCCTCAAAATTCCTTTTTTAATACTTAAACAAAAATAA